One Nitrosopumilus piranensis genomic region harbors:
- a CDS encoding phosphopantetheine adenylyltransferase, which translates to MSEFSLVAMGGTFDIIHRGHIILLSSAFEISDKVIIGLTSDEFAKRKGKTVSNKYEKRLANLTEIIFKEFPNSSFQISKLENDFGPAVLEPKVEALVVSDETSNQGDALNKLRAQKSLPPVKIITVPMFLAKDGSRISTTRIKNSEIDPEGNLLSIDK; encoded by the coding sequence ATGTCTGAATTCTCTCTAGTTGCAATGGGAGGCACATTTGATATAATTCATAGGGGACATATCATACTACTTTCAAGTGCTTTTGAAATTTCAGATAAAGTAATCATTGGACTGACTAGTGATGAGTTTGCAAAAAGAAAGGGAAAGACTGTTTCAAACAAATATGAAAAACGTCTAGCAAATCTAACTGAAATTATTTTTAAAGAATTTCCAAACTCTTCTTTTCAAATTAGTAAACTAGAAAATGATTTTGGACCTGCAGTTTTAGAACCCAAAGTTGAGGCACTTGTAGTAAGTGATGAAACAAGTAATCAGGGAGATGCACTAAACAAGTTAAGGGCTCAAAAGAGTCTGCCTCCAGTCAAAATCATTACTGTGCCCATGTTTTTGGCAAAAGACGGCTCTAGAATCTCTACAACTAGAATCAAGAATTCTGAAATTGATCCAGAAGGAAACTTGTTATCAATTGACAAGTAG